CAGCTCGCATCGCTTGGGCAATACGGCTGGAGCTGTCAGCGCCTCGAAACTCGACCGTGTCGATTATCTTGCGAACACGTGCTGCGCTGCTCGGATCTTTCAGCAACTCGGCAAATGCGGTCCATTTCGGGCGACCAACTCCTTTTGCTCTGCCGATCGCAAGAATGATGTCTTCGGGAACCGCCTCCGTCACTCGAAACAGATGCGATATTGCCGCTTCTGAAGCTCCCAAGATTGGGCACATGGCGCGATGGGAAAGGCCAGCACTTTTGAGCTGTACTGCCCACATTGCCTGCTCGATCCAGGTCAAGTTTTCCCGAACACCATTCTCAAGCGATTGCTCTTCAATCAATTGCCGATCGGAAAGCTCTCGAACATACGCTCGAATCTTTATGGTCTCCGGGCGATCCGCTTCTGCCATTATGGCCTTGATCGCCGCCCATCGACGGTAACCGTAGGCAAGCTGGTAATGATCCGGTTTCGTCGGATGCGGCCGAACGAGAACCGGAATTTTTTGGCCTTCGCTTGCGATGGAAACCTTAAGCGCCTCGAGCTCTTTGGCCGCATCTTCGTCGTTGCCAAAGCGATCTCTATAGGGGGAGCGGTCGATACGGTCAGGATCGAGTGAAATGACACTATCTTCGGTGAGCTGTGTCAGTGCTCGACCCACATTGGAAATGACCGGTGAAGAGTGCCGCCGCGCCAGCGAGGGCTTGTCAGACGCGTCCGACACCACAGTAGATTCTGTCCGGTTTTCGGCGGCCGCCATTCGCTGAAGGATGCTTTTCTTCATGTGCTACGCCCCCAAACTTTGTGAACGAGGTCGAGGATTTCGGAGTTAACTCGATCAGCGCTCTCAATTGCACGCTTCAACGCTTCACGACCGACCTCGCCCGACTCGAGCTCGTATAGGGTCTTCTTCGCTACCGCTGCACCGGCGATTGCCGTCGATTCGAGCGCCTCCGCAACCAGTACATCATCACCAAACAATCGGCGCATGACTCCAGACATGTACTTCTGAGGCCCGTCATTCGGGTTCACGCGGGTGAGCAGGAAACGGAAAAAGTCATGCTCAAATTTTGCTCCAAACTGCCCCAGCACCTCCGATAGATCGGAGATCATGATCAGGAACTGATTGCACGATGCAACGTCGAGCATCGCCGGGTGAACGGTAATGATTAAGGACGTTGCTGCGTAAAGAGCGGCGAGCGTTGAGTATCCAAGGGACGGTGGGGTGTCGATGATAACGATATCGTATCGATCATCGACGCGGGCCAGGGCACTGCTTAACCGCTCGAAAAACAAACCCAAGTCATCTCTGGTTTTCGAGGTCAGATAGGACGGGGTATCAAACTCAAAGTCCATTAGCTCCAGATTGCCAGGAACTAGATCGACACCCGGGAAATAGGTTGGCCGGATCACTTCAGCGAGCGGCCGCCTCTCATTGTCATATCGAATGGCTGCATAGGCTGTTTGATTCTCGCCGAGATCGAACTCGGGCTGAATACCAAATAGCGCAGTCATCGATGCTTGCGGATCAAGATCCAGACACAGGACCCGATAACCCTGAAGCCCTAGAAAATGTGCAAGATGGATAGAAGTGGTTGTCTTGGAACTACCACCTTTAAAATTCGCCGTAGCAATTATCTGAAGCTTTTCCCCTTTGCGACGATGCGGAAGCAGCTCGCCAGCTTCGTCCGGACGAAGTTCGGCCAGGAATGCCCTCAGTTCCTTGACCTGTTCTATCGTGTAGGTTCGCCTGTTGTTTTCTGCACGCTCGGGCAAAGGCCCCTTCCCTTCCAGCGTCAACTGGCGAAGAGTACTTTCCGGAACCTTGAGTAGCCTCACTAGGTCAAGGGTTGAGAATGTCCGACCAAATGTTTTCTGCGCAGAGGGTGGATAAACAGCCTCACGCATATCGTTCAGCTCCGCAGAGAGTTTCGAGGTGTAGACCCCGATCTTCGACGCAGTGTCTCTGACGCTCTGAGAAGCTGGCTGCAACATTCAATCCTCTTGACGGTTCTGACCACTTTACGAGATCATTTCCGTCAGGGATGCCAGACTGACTCCGATTCTTCAAGGCGTTTTTCGTTAACAAGAAGTTAACGCATCAAGGATGCCCGACTTTACAGTTGTAAAGTTTTGGGTCGATGCGCATGAGGCCCGACAGTTATGCCAGGGGCCCTACCCTTTAGAAGAGCTGAACTGTCGCAGATAGTCAGCGACTGCCTGAGCCTTTGCGGCGGCAGTGATGACTGCACGTGAATCCTGCTTGAGCACCTTGAGCCAGTTTTCAACGTAAGTCGCGGTGTTATCTCGCGGATCATGCTCGATGCCAAGATCGGCGCAGACGAACGCGGCTGAGATCTCGGCAACAAGCTCCTCCATGGCGTAGGCCTCACTGCCGAACCGCCCACTCAGATCACGACCCAAACGTGCCTTTGCACCACTCCAATGAGAAATTTCATGAAGAATAGTGCTGTAAAGGTGAACCTCGCTGAGGAACCGCCCCCGATCCGGAATCAGAATGTCATCGAGACCAGGGCGATAACAAGCCTGCTTGCCGCCGTAGGTGATCTTCGCGCCAGTGCGATCTATGAAGGATTCGACGTTGTCGAGAACTGGAACGGCATCCATTGGCACATCATCGGCCGGGCTCTTGAAGCGGTCAGGCAGGTTATCGATCTGCTCGACGTTGAAGACAGCGTAGCCCTTGAGATAGGGGACTGCGCGATCGTCCGCCTCCTGATCCTTCGGCGTGAAGGTGCCGTACTTGACGACGAGGGTTCCTTGTTCGCCCTTGCGGACCTGGGCGCCAAGCTCCTGAGCCTGCCGGTAAGTCATCCATGTGTTTTCGTCGTAGCCGGCGAGTTGCCCGGAGAGCCACAGCATGACCACGTTGATGCCGCGATAGGCTTCGCCGGAGGCACGCAGCGGCGTAGCCGACCTGCGAACATTTCCGCGCCATGGCCGAATCCAAGGCTTGGTGCCGGCCTCGAGCTGCTGGATGATGGTGTCGGTGATCCGCTGGTAGGTGTCCTTTACGCTCTGCATTGCCGTCTCCTGTTCGTTGGTTGACGGCAAAGATCCGAAGATAGCGAAACGAGCCCATGCACCCGTAGGGCCGCAACGGAGTGTAGGACCGCGCAAGCGGTTCAATGGGTGAGGGGCTATCGTAGTTTGTCCGTCAAACCATCCAACGAACAGGAGAGGGCGCTGAGCGTAGGCACCCCGACCGACGACACGGCCCTCAATGCAGCGTCAGGGCCGCAGATCAGCGCTCTCGGTCGTCTTGGTCGCGGTTTCGCTGGCGATCGGCAAGCTGCTGCGCTTCGATAGCCTTAAGCTCGGCATTGATGTGCTGCGACTTAGGCTCTTGGGCCTTTTGCTGACCTGGCTGCGAATGGGCATCTTGGACCTGTTCCGGCCGACCCAGAGTCTTGAAATCAGATCGAGCGGTGAACTTAACTTCCTCGTCGTCAGGAGGCATCCGCTCGGGGAGATCAGCACGGTCTACGGCCACAATCCCCTTTTCGGTTACGAGGCTCGCTACGCGATTGTCATGGCCGAGAACCTGGCCTTCGATCACTTCGCCCGGGCGGGCCGTGCGGATATTATGCTCGAACGGTTTCTCGCCAGCCTGCTCAAGATCGGACATGGCACTGCGGATCGCCTCGCGGCGGTTAGGATCCATTGCATCCTGGATGAGGTGCTTCATAGCAGGACTGGACGGATCATTCGTGGTCTCAATGGATGCCTCGATCATGCGAGGCTTGGTGATGACACTCAGATCGATGTCATGCCCATAGGTGCGGCCCAATGAGACCACCAGAGCTTCGTTTGCCCTTCCATTGCCTTCGCGAAAGGCATGAACATAGTTCAACTCAGATAGGACGTGAGCGGCCTTCTCGGCGAACTGCTCAGGTGTAGCGGCTCGCAAGCCCTGAACGTCTCTAGCAGGCCTCAGCGCCTCGTTGAGGCCCATTTCGATGCGCGAGCCGGGGAGGAAAGTCGTATCGCCCTTCGAAAGCCCGCCTACCGGCTCTACCCGATGCCCATCGACGACAGGACTTTCATTGCGCGTATGTCCTGCCCATTCATAGATATCTTGAAAGATGTAGCCGTGCAAAGCCTTCAGATGCGCTGCATCGTGATTCCCGGTCGGGCCTTTTCCCTCAGCCAGCTCCGTTTGCCTCAAAGCCGTAAAAGCGTATTCGGCCTCACGTAGCGCCGAATGGCTCCTGATATCCAGCTTGTTCTTCAGAACATCCCTGAAATCCTTATCCTCTGAAGTGTTTGGATAGGTGTAGGAGCCTTTGGCTTCATCATCGCGGGCCAAGCGAAACCTCATGCAAAAAAGCCGCATGAGACCACAGGCGGCCGCGAGAAACATCTAAGTGATGATTAAGCCCGCTTGAAGCGGGCCAACAACTCTTGGCGCATTTCCTCGGAAGTGATATCTCCCGCAACGTAACGGCCGTTTGCTTCTTCCAAAACCGGATCGCCAGTGTAACCCTGCCGCATATTGGCAGCACGAGCCTGATCGACGGCTTTCTGTCGGGCTGCAACAGCTTCCGGAGAGCGATCGGGGCGAGGGGCATGAACGTTCATTGGCAGAGCCTCCAGTTACTATTCAACTTAGCACAAAAAGAGCCGAATATCCAGCGAATGCGGGGTAAGCGGCTCTTTATGGTGGGAGCCCGATCAGAGATCGGGCCTCCCAGAGCGATCAATCGCGGGGTTCCCATTCGATGATGGCCTGCAGTGCCAGATCATCTTGGCCGGGGTAGCGGCCCAAGTTGGCGTTGAAACCGAGGCGCTTGATGGAGAGGGTGTAGTACGGCTTCCCTTCTCCGTTGGTCTTCTTCCAGATGCCGCCAACTTCGATGTCGTGGCCGCGAGGTGACTTGGCATAGACGCGATGCGTTGGAGCCTTATCGTTGGTGGAGTCGAACGGTGTAACCTTGATGTCCAGGTCCCGGTCGATTGTGGAGATGAGGCCGGTTCCTTTGGCGTTGTCGATGTCGTCTTTGTCGAACTGGATGAAGTTGGTCATGCTCATGTTAATCACTCCTCTATGGTGGTTGCGATGATCGTTCATAAGGCACGGCGAAAAGCGGTGCGCACCGTAGGCCGGAGCGCAGCGAAGGAGGCTGGACGGGGACAAATTTTGTTTCGCGAGGAAGCCGAAGGCGGGGAAAATTTGGAGACGAACGGCTTTGCGCCAACCGCGTCGCCGTGCGAACGGGCATCAAGAGCAACCACTTTGGAGGTGTGGGGCCTGAGCGCTTGCAGCAATACGTCACCTCGACAAATGGGACATCGGCACAGGTCAAGGGCGGGATTGTGCTGACTGCAGCCGAACCAGCAGCCTGAAACAAGAGGCTGGGGTAACCAAGAGTTCCTCCAAAACATGAGATCTCGCCATCTGTTGCCCATATCAGCGCCGCCAGTCGTTCAGTTGCCGGAATGGCTGCGGCGATAGGAGGAGGGTGATTCAACCTGAGCGCCCCACAAGCCTTGGCCTCGCTGTCGGGCTCTTGCCTCGGCGCGGCGATACTGGTCCAGATCGATCGGGTGAGATCTTGGCAGATAACGCAACAGGAGGCTGGCTTGGCCCGCCTTCACCATTTCAAGGCCAATATCCGAGTTGTCGATGAAGCACTGGCCGACAAGGCGCTTGTACTGGTCTCGATCGACTTCAACGCAGCGGACATGCTTGCCATCGATCATGCGGGCGAGGAAGCGACGTGCCTCAATCCCGCAATTCCATATCACACAGTTTTTGGAGCCGGTCTGATCCCGCTCACAGGCGTCTATGGCCGCGATACGGATCCTCTGTTGGCGAATGCTGAAGGTGTCACCGTCGATCACTCGCGCCCGGCCTGAATAGTCGGCCGCCGCAGAAGACGCGGTGAACAAAAGCGCGGCCAGCGCGGCTCCAACCAAGCGATTTCCTATCACGAGTGTGCCTCCATCGAGTTGCGGGCTGCCAGCCCAAATACGGAGCGGTTCAGATGAAGGTCTCCGCTCGCGGCGCGGTCGGTCATGGCCCGCAAATACCCGCCCGGCGAACCGATCTCGGCCCGCGTGTATTTCTCAAACGTCAGAGCGATAGCAACAGCGGCCGCCTGCTGCCCCATTCGCTCCACGGCCCGCTGGCGCGCGTCCTCAGACACACCGGCGATGCGGCAAAGTTTGGGAGCGATCCGGTCCAGGTCCGCCCAACTACGCGGGGGCTGGTAGCCATACTCGGAAAGGCTTGGCGTAGCCCGCCACACATCTTCCAGCGCCACAAGTGAAGGCCGCACTTGCAGTTGCCTATTGCTTTGGCGCGAACCGCTCCCCAGGCTTTCTTCAAAAGCCCCTTTGCTGGCGGAGCCAGCCTTTAGCGAACTGACTTGTTCGGCGTTAGCCGAACGCCGTTCATTATTACGAGGTTCAAAAGGATTGGGGGTTGTAATCTGTATGTGCATGTCGTTTTCGACATTCGTGCATGTCATATTTGCATCTATGTCAGAAGCTTGCGGGATCCGATTCACGTTGCGCAATCGGTCGGCAAGCCACTCCAAAAGCATTGTTGCCTTCCGGAGGACTTGGGCCGGTGCGTACCTGGCTGATCCGATGAAGGCAGCGACCTTCTCAAC
This DNA window, taken from Rhizobium rhizoryzae, encodes the following:
- the repB gene encoding plasmid partitioning protein RepB translates to MKKSILQRMAAAENRTESTVVSDASDKPSLARRHSSPVISNVGRALTQLTEDSVISLDPDRIDRSPYRDRFGNDEDAAKELEALKVSIASEGQKIPVLVRPHPTKPDHYQLAYGYRRWAAIKAIMAEADRPETIKIRAYVRELSDRQLIEEQSLENGVRENLTWIEQAMWAVQLKSAGLSHRAMCPILGASEAAISHLFRVTEAVPEDIILAIGRAKGVGRPKWTAFAELLKDPSSAARVRKIIDTVEFRGADSSSRIAQAMRAASAAADKVTAEPAEEIVDFAVGDRVFGRMKSNSAGTTVSIPKQERAFARWLADRMPDLLSEYNNQSDPTHQEV
- the repA gene encoding plasmid partitioning protein RepA — protein: MLQPASQSVRDTASKIGVYTSKLSAELNDMREAVYPPSAQKTFGRTFSTLDLVRLLKVPESTLRQLTLEGKGPLPERAENNRRTYTIEQVKELRAFLAELRPDEAGELLPHRRKGEKLQIIATANFKGGSSKTTTSIHLAHFLGLQGYRVLCLDLDPQASMTALFGIQPEFDLGENQTAYAAIRYDNERRPLAEVIRPTYFPGVDLVPGNLELMDFEFDTPSYLTSKTRDDLGLFFERLSSALARVDDRYDIVIIDTPPSLGYSTLAALYAATSLIITVHPAMLDVASCNQFLIMISDLSEVLGQFGAKFEHDFFRFLLTRVNPNDGPQKYMSGVMRRLFGDDVLVAEALESTAIAGAAVAKKTLYELESGEVGREALKRAIESADRVNSEILDLVHKVWGRST
- a CDS encoding ArdC family protein — its product is MQSVKDTYQRITDTIIQQLEAGTKPWIRPWRGNVRRSATPLRASGEAYRGINVVMLWLSGQLAGYDENTWMTYRQAQELGAQVRKGEQGTLVVKYGTFTPKDQEADDRAVPYLKGYAVFNVEQIDNLPDRFKSPADDVPMDAVPVLDNVESFIDRTGAKITYGGKQACYRPGLDDILIPDRGRFLSEVHLYSTILHEISHWSGAKARLGRDLSGRFGSEAYAMEELVAEISAAFVCADLGIEHDPRDNTATYVENWLKVLKQDSRAVITAAAKAQAVADYLRQFSSSKG
- a CDS encoding Fic/DOC family protein; this translates as MARDDEAKGSYTYPNTSEDKDFRDVLKNKLDIRSHSALREAEYAFTALRQTELAEGKGPTGNHDAAHLKALHGYIFQDIYEWAGHTRNESPVVDGHRVEPVGGLSKGDTTFLPGSRIEMGLNEALRPARDVQGLRAATPEQFAEKAAHVLSELNYVHAFREGNGRANEALVVSLGRTYGHDIDLSVITKPRMIEASIETTNDPSSPAMKHLIQDAMDPNRREAIRSAMSDLEQAGEKPFEHNIRTARPGEVIEGQVLGHDNRVASLVTEKGIVAVDRADLPERMPPDDEEVKFTARSDFKTLGRPEQVQDAHSQPGQQKAQEPKSQHINAELKAIEAQQLADRQRNRDQDDRER
- a CDS encoding antitoxin VbhA family protein, which translates into the protein MNVHAPRPDRSPEAVAARQKAVDQARAANMRQGYTGDPVLEEANGRYVAGDITSEEMRQELLARFKRA
- a CDS encoding DUF736 family protein, giving the protein MSMTNFIQFDKDDIDNAKGTGLISTIDRDLDIKVTPFDSTNDKAPTHRVYAKSPRGHDIEVGGIWKKTNGEGKPYYTLSIKRLGFNANLGRYPGQDDLALQAIIEWEPRD
- a CDS encoding thermonuclease family protein, producing MGNRLVGAALAALLFTASSAAADYSGRARVIDGDTFSIRQQRIRIAAIDACERDQTGSKNCVIWNCGIEARRFLARMIDGKHVRCVEVDRDQYKRLVGQCFIDNSDIGLEMVKAGQASLLLRYLPRSHPIDLDQYRRAEARARQRGQGLWGAQVESPSSYRRSHSGN
- the repC gene encoding plasmid replication protein RepC, with product MTKERAEFRRLAQSTEIGTVTRGQLAVLAKNLMTIGMITTAEYALLEAIITTVKADAFDKGGRPIVYKSNRQLGYDINKSPGRVSRILSRLYDLGLVTMQDSANFKRYPIRDGEGDIADACGIDLRVLIARHPELDQLVRQKREEIRVRDSAARRFRDALRAARYALASSTDRGEVILGRIGSRVEKVAAFIGSARYAPAQVLRKATMLLEWLADRLRNVNRIPQASDIDANMTCTNVENDMHIQITTPNPFEPRNNERRSANAEQVSSLKAGSASKGAFEESLGSGSRQSNRQLQVRPSLVALEDVWRATPSLSEYGYQPPRSWADLDRIAPKLCRIAGVSEDARQRAVERMGQQAAAVAIALTFEKYTRAEIGSPGGYLRAMTDRAASGDLHLNRSVFGLAARNSMEAHS